Proteins co-encoded in one Metabacillus sp. KUDC1714 genomic window:
- the polX gene encoding DNA polymerase/3'-5' exonuclease PolX: protein MDIHKKDVIRLLENIAILMELKGENPFKISAFRKAANALETDDRSLALIDDFTKIPGIGKGTSAVIEEYVETGKSEILDELNEEVPAGLLPLLKLPGLGGKKIAKLYKELHIDSVEALKQACEENKIQALAGFGKKSEEKILAAIAEMGSRPERLSLAFMLPIAEEIEAYLEQCNGIEKFSKAGSLRRMKETIKDLDFIISTNEPEMVRDQLLAMPFLTDVIASGDTKVSVQLGYDYEVSVDFRLVKPTEFATTLHHFTGSKDHNVRMRQLAKERGEKISEYGVENTETNEIKTFATEAEFYEYFNLPHYDPEIREDGSEVDVFNNKMKLIRLDDIKGDLHMHSTWSDGAFTIREMVEECRKKGYSYIAITDHSQYLKVANGLTPERLRAQRAEIHALNDEYDDITILAGVEMDILPDATLDYDDELLSEMDLVIASIHSSFSGSQEVIMNRLKTALDNQHVDIIAHPTGRLIGKRKGYDVDVDMLIQLAKETDTALELNANPNRLDLSAEHVRKAQEAGVKLVINTDAHNKEMLEHMKIGVSTAKKGWIESENVINTWEIDKLQAFLNRHHKE from the coding sequence ATGGATATTCATAAAAAGGACGTAATTCGTTTATTGGAGAATATAGCAATACTAATGGAACTTAAGGGTGAAAATCCTTTTAAAATATCAGCGTTTCGAAAAGCAGCGAATGCATTAGAGACTGATGACAGAAGTTTAGCTTTAATCGATGATTTTACAAAAATTCCTGGTATTGGCAAAGGGACATCAGCAGTAATAGAGGAATATGTAGAAACCGGAAAGTCAGAAATTTTGGATGAACTAAATGAAGAGGTTCCAGCTGGGCTTTTACCACTGTTAAAACTACCAGGTTTAGGTGGCAAAAAAATTGCTAAGTTATATAAGGAATTACATATAGATAGTGTTGAAGCATTGAAGCAGGCTTGTGAGGAAAATAAAATTCAAGCATTAGCTGGCTTTGGAAAAAAATCTGAAGAAAAGATTTTAGCAGCGATTGCAGAAATGGGGAGTCGTCCTGAGCGTCTTTCATTAGCGTTCATGCTTCCAATAGCAGAAGAAATAGAAGCATATTTAGAGCAGTGTAATGGCATAGAAAAGTTTTCAAAAGCTGGTAGTCTTCGCAGAATGAAAGAAACCATAAAGGACTTAGATTTCATCATTTCGACAAATGAGCCGGAAATGGTTAGGGATCAGCTTTTAGCAATGCCTTTTTTAACTGATGTTATCGCAAGTGGTGATACAAAGGTTTCGGTCCAATTAGGCTATGACTATGAAGTGAGCGTGGACTTTCGTTTAGTAAAGCCTACTGAATTTGCAACTACCCTACATCATTTTACCGGCTCTAAGGATCATAATGTAAGAATGAGACAGCTTGCGAAAGAGCGTGGGGAAAAAATAAGTGAATACGGTGTGGAAAATACTGAAACGAACGAAATCAAAACATTTGCAACTGAAGCTGAATTTTATGAGTATTTTAATCTCCCACATTATGATCCAGAGATACGCGAGGATGGTTCAGAGGTAGATGTTTTCAATAATAAAATGAAGCTCATCCGATTAGACGATATAAAAGGTGATTTACATATGCACTCAACCTGGAGTGATGGTGCTTTTACAATTCGGGAAATGGTAGAGGAGTGTCGCAAAAAAGGTTATAGCTATATTGCGATCACAGATCACTCTCAATATTTAAAGGTCGCAAATGGATTGACACCTGAGCGGTTACGAGCACAGCGAGCAGAAATTCATGCGTTAAATGATGAATATGATGATATTACGATCCTTGCAGGAGTAGAAATGGATATTTTACCAGATGCAACTTTAGATTATGATGATGAGCTATTAAGTGAGATGGATCTTGTTATTGCATCGATTCATTCAAGCTTTTCTGGGTCACAAGAAGTGATTATGAACCGTTTAAAAACCGCTTTGGATAATCAGCATGTTGACATTATTGCTCATCCAACAGGTCGTCTAATTGGAAAGCGAAAAGGCTATGATGTAGATGTAGATATGCTAATACAATTAGCAAAAGAAACGGATACAGCCTTAGAGTTAAATGCCAATCCTAATCGACTAGACTTAAGTGCTGAACATGTCAGAAAAGCACAAGAAGCAGGTGTAAAGCTTGTTATCAATACAGATGCCCATAATAAAGAAATGCTTGAACATATGAAAATAGGGGTATCAACTGCGAAAAAAGGTTGGATTGAAAGCGAAAATGTGATAAATACTTGGGAGATTGATAAGCTACAAGCATTTTTAAATAGACATCATAAAGAATAA
- a CDS encoding CvpA family protein: MLDLVLFIILLFGILVGLKRGFILQFVHLTGFIVAYIVAYQYFDDLAPKLKLWVPYPVTNEGPAILSLINGDNLEGAYYRAVAFVILFIGTKIVMQIIGSMLDFVALLPILKQLNRWAGSILGFLESYLLLFIFLFIGALIPIQQLQVVLDQSMLADLIVNHTPYFSNKVNELWIQYMS; encoded by the coding sequence ATGCTAGATTTAGTATTATTTATTATTCTATTATTCGGAATACTAGTTGGCCTAAAACGCGGTTTTATCCTGCAATTTGTTCATTTGACAGGATTTATCGTCGCATATATTGTAGCATACCAGTATTTCGATGATCTTGCACCGAAATTAAAGCTATGGGTTCCGTATCCTGTGACAAATGAGGGACCGGCAATCCTTTCTTTGATAAACGGTGATAATTTAGAAGGTGCATATTATCGTGCAGTTGCGTTCGTTATATTATTTATAGGTACAAAGATTGTTATGCAAATAATTGGTTCTATGTTAGATTTTGTTGCTTTATTACCAATTTTAAAACAATTAAATAGATGGGCAGGGTCAATTTTAGGTTTTCTAGAATCATACCTCTTGTTATTTATTTTCCTATTTATAGGAGCGCTTATTCCAATTCAACAACTTCAGGTAGTGTTAGACCAATCAATGCTAGCTGATTTAATTGTAAATCATACTCCGTATTTTTCTAATAAAGTAAATGAACTATGGATTCAGTACATGTCATAA
- the zapA gene encoding cell division protein ZapA: MEDSSLSNRPKSKTIVDIYGQRFSIIGTESTSHIRAVASIVDDKMREINSKNPSLDINKLAVLTAVNIVHDYLKLKEDYEKLEKQIIEKD, translated from the coding sequence ATGGAGGATTCATCGTTGTCAAATCGCCCTAAATCGAAAACGATAGTAGATATATATGGTCAACGATTTTCAATTATAGGTACAGAAAGCACAAGTCATATTCGTGCAGTTGCTTCAATTGTTGATGATAAAATGAGAGAGATTAATAGTAAGAACCCTTCTCTTGATATAAATAAACTTGCTGTATTAACAGCAGTAAATATAGTTCATGACTATTTAAAGTTAAAAGAAGATTATGAAAAACTAGAGAAACAAATCATAGAAAAGGATTGA
- the rnhC gene encoding ribonuclease HIII — MANSVIKVNLATIKKMEVHYAANKTDKIPPGAYFSAKANGCTITAYKSGKVLFQGGTADAEASRWGTQTPTMKKPAQSSSSKTPTEFKTPSNISSLSIIGSDEVGTGDFFGPITVVAAFVKKEQIPLLQELGVRDSKNLKDPQIIAIAKDLINTIPYSLLVLHNEKYNELQQQGMSQGKMKALLHNQAINKLLEKIAPEKPDGLLIDQFVDPLIYFKHLQGKKVVKENVYFSTKAEGVHLAVAAASIIARYSFVKEFERLSEKVGVTIPKGAGAQVDVAAAKIIKKSGSQFLATITKKHFANTDKAMKLAKK; from the coding sequence TTGGCAAATTCAGTAATTAAGGTAAATTTAGCTACTATAAAAAAAATGGAAGTTCATTATGCAGCTAATAAAACGGACAAAATACCACCAGGTGCTTATTTTTCTGCAAAAGCAAATGGCTGTACCATTACTGCATATAAATCCGGAAAGGTTTTATTTCAAGGTGGGACTGCAGATGCCGAGGCTTCAAGGTGGGGGACTCAAACTCCAACTATGAAGAAACCTGCACAATCTTCTTCTAGCAAAACTCCAACCGAATTTAAAACACCCTCCAATATTTCAAGTTTATCGATTATTGGTTCTGATGAGGTTGGGACCGGCGACTTTTTTGGTCCAATTACAGTTGTTGCGGCTTTTGTTAAAAAGGAACAAATTCCTTTACTACAAGAGCTCGGAGTTAGGGATTCTAAAAATTTAAAAGATCCGCAAATAATTGCGATTGCTAAAGATCTAATTAATACAATTCCATACAGCCTACTCGTGCTTCATAACGAAAAATACAATGAGCTTCAACAGCAAGGCATGTCACAGGGAAAAATGAAAGCCTTATTACATAATCAAGCGATCAATAAACTCCTTGAGAAAATAGCTCCTGAAAAACCTGATGGATTATTAATTGATCAATTTGTTGATCCACTCATATATTTTAAGCACCTACAGGGGAAAAAAGTTGTGAAAGAGAACGTTTATTTCTCAACAAAAGCAGAAGGCGTTCACTTGGCAGTTGCCGCTGCATCGATTATTGCAAGATATTCTTTTGTAAAAGAATTTGAGCGTTTATCTGAAAAAGTCGGAGTTACGATTCCAAAAGGAGCGGGAGCACAGGTTGATGTAGCAGCTGCTAAGATTATTAAAAAAAGCGGAAGTCAGTTTTTAGCTACTATCACTAAAAAGCATTTTGCTAATACTGACAAAGCAATGAAGTTAGCGAAAAAATAA
- the pheT gene encoding phenylalanine--tRNA ligase subunit beta — MFVSYKWLAEYVDLTGITPDELAEKITRSGIEVEGVDVLNEGMKGVVIGHVVEKEQHPDADKLNKCQVDLGKGEIVQIVCGAKNVDKGQKVAVATVGAVLPGNFKIKKAKLRGEVSNGMICSLQELGIESKLVAKEYSEGIFVFPSDVEVGADALEQLNLDDAVLELGLTPNRADALSMLGVAHEVAAILNLEVKYPEISYERTADKASNAVTVKVEATEDNPLYTAKVIKNVTISPSPLWMQTRLMAAGIRPHNNVVDITNFVLLEYGQPLHAFDYDRLGSKEILVRRAKDGEKIVTLDDQERTLTVDHLVITNGTEPVALAGVMGGANSEVQSDTKTVLLESALFDGQTIRNASKDHGLRSEASARYEKGVDPNRVLPAAERAAELISLYAGGEVLEGTVEVQSTTFEPVIVQTTVEKVNRVLGMNISAEEMKTIFERLQFGVKLDNSTITVTVPTRRGDITIEEDLVEEVARLYGYDNIPTTLPIGQAFPGKLTDYQEKRRKVRRYLEGAGLNQAITYSLTSEEKAAKYALEASELTKLALPMSEERSVLRLSLLPHLLDALKYNLARQIDQVSLYEIGSIFLTQGKDLQPLEKERLSAAVTGLWHSHSWQAEKKPVDFYVVKGIVDGLVDLLGLTKHIQYKQANREGMHPGRTAELFLGEKLVGFIGQIHPTVQKQLDLTETYVFELSLVDLLTVEVAETRFEVIPRFPSITRDIALVVNKDVVAGEIEQIITEAGGKMLKNVSVFDLYEGDRLEEGKKSVAFSLRYFDPERTLTDEDVTKAHDKVLKAVEEKVGATLRG, encoded by the coding sequence ATGTTTGTTTCATATAAATGGTTAGCAGAATATGTTGATTTAACAGGAATCACACCTGATGAATTAGCTGAAAAGATTACACGGAGTGGAATTGAAGTAGAGGGTGTTGACGTATTAAACGAGGGCATGAAGGGTGTTGTTATCGGTCATGTCGTTGAAAAAGAGCAGCATCCAGATGCTGATAAACTGAATAAATGTCAAGTGGATCTTGGAAAAGGTGAAATTGTTCAAATTGTTTGTGGTGCAAAGAATGTGGATAAAGGACAGAAGGTTGCTGTTGCAACTGTAGGTGCTGTTTTACCGGGGAATTTTAAAATTAAGAAAGCAAAGCTTCGAGGGGAAGTATCAAATGGGATGATTTGCTCATTACAGGAGCTTGGCATTGAATCAAAGCTAGTTGCGAAAGAATACTCTGAAGGTATTTTTGTCTTCCCAAGTGATGTAGAAGTTGGTGCTGATGCACTTGAGCAACTAAACCTTGATGATGCTGTCCTTGAGTTAGGCTTAACACCAAATCGTGCAGATGCATTAAGTATGCTTGGCGTTGCACATGAGGTTGCTGCCATATTAAACCTTGAAGTGAAATATCCTGAGATTTCTTATGAAAGGACTGCAGATAAAGCATCGAATGCAGTGACAGTAAAGGTTGAAGCAACAGAAGACAACCCATTATACACAGCAAAGGTTATTAAAAATGTAACAATCTCACCATCACCATTATGGATGCAAACTCGATTAATGGCTGCAGGTATTCGTCCTCATAATAACGTAGTCGACATTACAAACTTTGTATTGTTAGAATATGGTCAGCCATTGCATGCATTTGATTATGACCGCTTAGGCTCGAAGGAAATTCTTGTCCGTCGTGCAAAAGATGGTGAGAAGATTGTGACATTGGACGATCAAGAGCGCACATTAACTGTAGATCATTTAGTGATAACAAATGGAACTGAGCCAGTTGCTCTTGCAGGTGTTATGGGTGGAGCGAATTCTGAAGTACAATCTGATACAAAAACTGTTTTACTAGAATCTGCATTATTCGACGGGCAAACAATCCGTAATGCATCAAAAGATCACGGACTAAGAAGTGAAGCAAGTGCTCGCTATGAAAAGGGTGTTGATCCAAACCGTGTTCTTCCAGCAGCTGAGCGTGCAGCTGAGCTAATCTCCTTATATGCAGGTGGCGAGGTGTTAGAAGGAACTGTTGAGGTACAATCTACAACCTTCGAACCAGTTATAGTTCAAACAACTGTTGAGAAAGTGAATCGTGTACTTGGAATGAATATTTCAGCAGAAGAAATGAAGACGATATTTGAGCGTCTGCAATTCGGTGTAAAGCTTGATAATTCAACAATCACTGTAACTGTTCCTACTCGACGTGGTGATATTACAATTGAAGAGGACTTAGTAGAAGAAGTTGCAAGACTTTATGGTTATGACAATATTCCAACAACTTTACCTATCGGGCAAGCATTCCCAGGTAAATTAACCGATTATCAGGAAAAGCGTCGTAAAGTACGTCGTTACTTAGAAGGTGCTGGTTTAAATCAAGCAATCACCTATTCATTAACAAGTGAAGAAAAAGCAGCAAAGTATGCACTAGAAGCATCTGAATTAACAAAGCTTGCGCTACCAATGAGTGAAGAACGCAGTGTATTACGTTTAAGCCTACTTCCACATTTATTAGATGCGTTAAAATACAACTTAGCAAGACAAATCGATCAAGTATCACTTTATGAAATTGGATCAATCTTCCTTACGCAAGGTAAAGATCTTCAACCGCTTGAGAAAGAACGTTTATCTGCTGCTGTTACAGGATTATGGCATTCACATTCATGGCAAGCAGAAAAGAAACCTGTTGATTTCTATGTTGTAAAAGGAATAGTTGATGGACTTGTTGATCTTCTTGGTTTAACAAAGCATATCCAATATAAACAAGCAAATCGTGAAGGAATGCATCCAGGAAGAACTGCTGAGCTATTCCTAGGCGAAAAGCTTGTTGGGTTCATTGGTCAGATACATCCAACTGTTCAAAAACAATTAGATTTAACCGAAACATATGTTTTTGAGCTATCTCTAGTAGATCTTTTAACAGTTGAAGTAGCTGAAACTCGTTTTGAAGTCATTCCTCGTTTCCCTTCAATCACAAGAGACATCGCTCTTGTTGTTAATAAGGATGTTGTTGCGGGAGAAATTGAACAGATTATTACTGAAGCAGGTGGTAAAATGCTAAAAAATGTATCTGTTTTTGATCTTTATGAAGGAGATCGTCTTGAAGAAGGTAAGAAATCTGTTGCATTCTCCCTTCGTTATTTCGACCCTGAGCGCACGCTAACAGATGAAGATGTAACTAAAGCACATGATAAAGTGTTAAAAGCAGTAGAAGAGAAAGTTGGAGCAACATTACGCGGGTAA
- the pheS gene encoding phenylalanine--tRNA ligase subunit alpha, which yields MQEQLKQLQQEALEKVEQAQDLKALNDIRVAYLGKKGPITEVLRGMGKLTAEERPVMGALANEVRETIATSISGKQDYLEQLAVEQKLAKETIDVTLPGSPVRVGNHHPLTAVVEEIEDLFLGMGYQIAEGPEVETDYFNFEALNLPKGHPARDMQDSFYITEELLLRTHTSPVQARTMQKHEGKGPVKIICPGKVYRRDNDDATHSHQFTQIEGLVIDENISMSDLKGTLEVFAKKMFGDEREIRLRPSFFPFTEPSVEVDVSCFSCGGKGCNVCKGTGWIEILGAGMVHPNVLEMAGFDSKKYSGFAFGMGPERIAMLKYGIDDIRHFYTDDVRFLKQFKRA from the coding sequence ATGCAGGAGCAATTAAAACAGCTTCAACAAGAAGCGCTTGAAAAGGTTGAACAAGCGCAGGATTTAAAAGCATTAAATGACATTCGTGTAGCATATTTAGGGAAAAAAGGCCCGATTACTGAGGTTTTAAGAGGGATGGGTAAGCTTACAGCTGAAGAACGCCCTGTAATGGGGGCACTTGCAAATGAAGTGCGTGAAACAATTGCTACTTCGATATCAGGAAAACAGGACTATTTAGAGCAACTAGCTGTTGAACAAAAGCTAGCAAAAGAGACAATTGATGTTACATTACCAGGTAGTCCAGTAAGGGTTGGAAATCATCATCCTTTAACAGCAGTAGTCGAGGAAATCGAAGATCTATTCCTTGGTATGGGGTATCAAATAGCTGAAGGTCCTGAAGTAGAAACAGATTATTTTAACTTTGAGGCATTGAACCTTCCTAAAGGGCATCCAGCACGTGATATGCAGGATTCTTTCTATATAACTGAAGAATTGCTGTTACGTACACATACTTCTCCTGTACAGGCAAGAACGATGCAAAAGCATGAAGGGAAAGGACCTGTGAAAATTATTTGTCCTGGTAAGGTGTATCGTCGTGATAATGATGACGCTACACACTCCCATCAATTTACCCAAATTGAAGGTCTTGTTATAGATGAAAACATTAGCATGAGCGACCTGAAAGGTACACTAGAAGTTTTTGCGAAAAAAATGTTCGGTGATGAGCGTGAAATACGATTACGTCCAAGCTTCTTCCCATTCACAGAGCCATCTGTTGAGGTTGATGTTTCTTGTTTCTCTTGTGGTGGAAAAGGCTGCAATGTTTGTAAGGGTACTGGTTGGATCGAAATATTAGGAGCTGGGATGGTACATCCAAATGTATTGGAAATGGCTGGATTTGATTCAAAGAAATACAGTGGCTTTGCATTCGGAATGGGACCTGAACGAATTGCGATGTTAAAATACGGTATTGATGATATCCGTCATTTCTATACAGATGATGTACGATTCTTAAAACAATTTAAACGAGCTTAA
- a CDS encoding TrmH family RNA methyltransferase, whose translation MDRIESVKNQKVKQWRKLHTKKEREATGTYIIEGLHLVEEALKTKEIIKDLIVSEDVTLPTHWNVDQLNITLITKEIMKAISDTETPQGVAAICEFQLQHSAEAWKRILLVDSVQDPGNLGTIIRTADAAGIDGIILGEGTVDHYNSKCIRSSQGSIFHLPIVKGNLLEWLEIYNEKQIPTYGTSLQNGVSYREASPSEQFCLIIGNEGSGVNNKLLNSTSKNLYIPIYGEAESLNVAIATGILLYHLKG comes from the coding sequence GTGGATCGAATAGAATCAGTTAAAAATCAAAAAGTAAAGCAATGGCGAAAACTACATACAAAAAAAGAACGTGAAGCAACAGGGACGTATATCATAGAAGGTCTACATTTAGTCGAGGAAGCATTAAAAACAAAAGAAATTATAAAAGATCTAATTGTTTCAGAAGATGTAACACTTCCTACACATTGGAATGTCGATCAACTGAATATAACGCTTATCACAAAGGAAATAATGAAAGCTATAAGTGATACGGAAACTCCACAAGGGGTCGCGGCAATTTGTGAATTTCAATTACAGCATTCAGCAGAGGCATGGAAAAGAATTCTTCTAGTGGATAGTGTACAAGACCCAGGTAATTTAGGAACTATTATTCGCACAGCAGATGCTGCTGGCATTGACGGTATTATTTTAGGTGAAGGTACTGTTGATCACTACAATTCAAAGTGTATTCGATCTAGCCAAGGATCTATTTTTCATTTACCAATTGTAAAAGGAAATTTACTTGAGTGGCTAGAAATTTACAACGAAAAGCAAATTCCTACCTATGGGACTTCCTTACAAAATGGAGTAAGCTATCGCGAGGCTTCACCATCTGAGCAATTTTGTCTTATTATTGGCAACGAGGGTAGTGGTGTTAACAATAAATTACTGAATAGTACTAGTAAGAATTTGTATATTCCGATATATGGAGAAGCAGAATCATTAAACGTTGCGATTGCAACAGGAATCCTTCTTTATCATTTAAAAGGATAG
- the sspI gene encoding small acid-soluble spore protein SspI, with the protein MNLNLRHAVISNVTGNSQDQLQDTIVDAIQSGEEKMLPGLGVLFEVIWQNANEQDKQEMLTTLEQGLKK; encoded by the coding sequence ATGAATTTAAATTTACGTCATGCAGTTATTTCAAACGTAACAGGCAATAGCCAAGATCAACTACAGGATACAATTGTTGATGCGATTCAAAGCGGTGAAGAAAAAATGCTTCCAGGTCTTGGAGTTCTTTTTGAGGTTATTTGGCAAAATGCCAATGAACAAGATAAGCAAGAGATGTTAACAACGTTAGAGCAAGGATTAAAAAAATAA
- a CDS encoding M42 family metallopeptidase: MTKLDETLTMLKDLTDARGIPGNEREVRDVMKKYIKDYSDEVFTDNLGSLVAKKVGNESGPKVMIAGHLDEVGFMVTQIDDKGFLRFQTVGGWWSQVMLAQRVTIVTKKGDVTGIIGSKPPHILPAEARKKPVDIKDMFIDIGASSREEAKEFGVMPGDQIVPYFEFTVMKNEKMLLAKAWDNRIGCAIAIDVLKQLRGTDHPNVVYGVGTVQEEVGLRGARTSANLIQPDIAFGVDVGIAGDTPGISEKEAASKMGDGPQIILYDASMVSHKGLRDLVTDTADELNIPYQFDAIAGGGTDSGAIHISANGVPALSITIATRYIHSHAAMLHRDDYENAVKLITEVIKRLDRETVDKITFE; this comes from the coding sequence ATGACAAAGCTAGATGAAACATTAACAATGCTTAAGGATTTAACAGATGCAAGAGGTATTCCTGGTAATGAGCGTGAAGTTCGTGACGTCATGAAAAAATACATAAAAGACTATTCTGATGAAGTATTTACAGATAATTTAGGTAGCTTGGTTGCAAAAAAGGTTGGTAATGAAAGCGGTCCTAAAGTTATGATTGCTGGCCATTTAGATGAAGTCGGTTTTATGGTTACGCAAATTGATGACAAAGGGTTTCTTCGCTTTCAAACAGTAGGTGGCTGGTGGTCACAGGTCATGCTGGCACAGCGCGTAACAATTGTAACGAAAAAAGGTGATGTGACAGGAATCATTGGTTCCAAGCCGCCACATATTCTTCCAGCAGAAGCTCGTAAAAAACCGGTTGATATTAAGGATATGTTTATTGACATTGGTGCATCAAGCCGAGAAGAGGCAAAGGAATTTGGTGTAATGCCAGGTGATCAAATTGTTCCTTATTTTGAATTTACCGTTATGAAAAATGAAAAAATGTTACTTGCAAAAGCCTGGGATAATCGAATTGGCTGTGCGATAGCGATTGACGTCCTTAAACAATTACGTGGAACAGATCATCCAAACGTTGTGTATGGAGTAGGTACAGTTCAAGAGGAAGTTGGTTTACGTGGAGCCCGTACATCTGCTAACCTTATTCAGCCTGATATTGCATTTGGGGTGGACGTTGGTATCGCTGGAGATACTCCTGGTATTTCGGAAAAAGAAGCGGCTAGCAAAATGGGTGATGGTCCACAGATAATCCTTTATGATGCATCGATGGTATCACATAAAGGTTTACGCGATTTAGTAACAGATACAGCAGACGAACTAAATATACCCTATCAATTTGATGCAATTGCAGGCGGGGGAACAGATTCAGGGGCTATTCACATTTCTGCAAATGGTGTACCAGCACTTTCGATTACAATTGCTACTCGTTACATTCATTCACATGCTGCTATGCTTCATCGTGATGATTATGAAAATGCGGTTAAATTGATCACAGAAGTAATAAAACGCTTGGATCGTGAAACAGTAGATAAAATTACATTTGAATAA